One Nostoc punctiforme PCC 73102 DNA window includes the following coding sequences:
- a CDS encoding alpha/beta hydrolase, with amino-acid sequence MNSLFGNWASSLRKNSLLLVLSTLLPTFGISNSVLAAERIYASYSALELSISVNTLENYAKTGVINEDLAAYQQYLPLQQLPELRRILLNRVKVSPVVLSQLLYTPQGEFLLHRLAQVIKTSQAESRFGTLRSALILASAESGGLTLLNVLRKYPSSSIRLDVAETLEIATELEKLVNQTHSAIAAVSQESKIEAATTPQPNLSQLPDLKVPGKFKSQKYTLKFFDSKRNRLLLTDVYIPNVQKTTPVIVISHGLGLDSSNFQYLATHLSSYGFAVVVPNHPGSDAKQLRSLLKGHANEVAEPGEFQDRPLDVTYILNQLEKGNQSDSRFKGRLNLQQVGVFGQSLGGYTALALAGAKINFEQLKQDCQPAALQKTWNMSLLLQCRALELSISKSGKDYNLRDERVKAAIAVNPITSSIFGKAGLSQIKTPVMIVSSSDDTVAPALSEQILPFSWFANSQKYLVMLVGGTHFSTIGNGNPANQQVALPTDMIGDASQARRYMNVLSLPFFQTYIAGKPQYTPYLNAAYTQSISSKSLGLSLVKSLNTTELAQLLDMRGAKTVKKKFPTP; translated from the coding sequence ATGAATAGTTTGTTTGGTAATTGGGCCAGCAGCCTCAGAAAGAATTCCCTATTGCTGGTTCTTTCAACACTGCTGCCAACGTTTGGGATTAGCAATTCTGTCTTGGCAGCAGAGCGGATTTATGCATCTTATTCAGCCTTAGAGCTTTCCATTTCAGTCAACACTTTAGAAAACTATGCCAAAACAGGTGTAATTAACGAAGATTTGGCAGCGTATCAGCAATATCTGCCTCTACAACAGCTTCCAGAATTGCGACGGATTTTACTTAATCGTGTAAAAGTTAGTCCGGTAGTACTTTCGCAACTTCTCTACACACCGCAAGGAGAATTTTTACTGCATCGGTTGGCGCAAGTCATTAAAACTAGTCAAGCAGAATCAAGATTTGGTACTTTGCGTTCGGCGCTAATTTTAGCCTCTGCTGAATCGGGAGGCTTGACACTTTTGAATGTTTTGCGTAAATATCCCAGCAGCAGCATTCGTCTTGATGTTGCAGAGACTTTAGAAATAGCTACGGAATTAGAGAAACTTGTTAACCAAACCCATAGTGCGATCGCAGCAGTTTCCCAAGAGTCTAAAATAGAAGCTGCTACCACTCCACAACCAAATCTCTCGCAATTGCCTGATTTAAAGGTTCCGGGAAAGTTTAAGTCGCAAAAGTACACCCTAAAGTTTTTCGACTCAAAGCGCAATCGGCTTTTATTAACTGATGTTTACATTCCCAATGTCCAGAAGACTACACCCGTAATTGTGATTTCTCATGGCTTGGGTTTAGATAGCAGCAACTTTCAATATTTAGCTACGCACCTATCTTCTTATGGATTTGCTGTTGTCGTTCCTAATCATCCTGGTAGCGATGCTAAACAATTACGTTCTCTGCTAAAGGGACACGCGAATGAAGTAGCAGAACCAGGTGAATTTCAAGACCGACCTTTGGATGTCACATATATATTGAATCAATTGGAAAAAGGTAATCAATCTGATTCAAGGTTTAAAGGTCGCTTAAATCTGCAACAAGTCGGAGTATTTGGTCAATCTTTGGGAGGCTACACAGCCTTAGCCTTAGCAGGCGCAAAAATCAACTTTGAGCAGCTAAAACAAGACTGTCAACCAGCAGCACTGCAAAAAACCTGGAATATGTCTTTACTGCTCCAGTGTCGCGCTTTAGAATTGAGCATCAGCAAGTCTGGCAAAGATTATAATCTGCGGGATGAGAGAGTAAAAGCTGCGATCGCAGTTAATCCCATTACTAGTTCTATTTTCGGCAAAGCTGGCTTAAGTCAAATCAAAACTCCAGTGATGATTGTCAGCAGTAGTGATGATACAGTTGCACCAGCTTTATCGGAGCAAATTCTACCTTTCTCCTGGTTTGCGAATTCCCAAAAGTATCTCGTCATGCTTGTAGGTGGTACTCACTTTTCCACTATTGGTAATGGCAATCCTGCAAATCAACAAGTAGCATTACCTACTGATATGATTGGCGATGCTTCTCAAGCGCGTCGTTACATGAATGTTTTAAGTTTACCTTTCTTCCAAACATACATTGCAGGAAAGCCACAATACACCCCTTACCTGAATGCCGCCTACACTCAAAGCATTTCTAGTAAGTCTCTTGGTTTAAGTCTTGTCAAGTCATTGAATACAACCGAATTAGCTCAATTGCTAGATATGCGAGGAGCCAAAACCGTAAAAAAAAAGTTCCCAACACCATAG
- a CDS encoding cytochrome-c peroxidase translates to MGFLPNLSLVISITGLSLYLLLTSKSRFLLKSMVTKIKRQEWRFKYGKLNYLRARFLKTITIAVIIMAAIIAGNTVSAQVTPSPLPSLKSISVPEPDNLGDFVKDKVAAIKLGKTLFWDIQVGSDGVTACASCHFHAGADNRSKNQIAPGLLRINPDGTENPDAVFNVGGLPNYQLKPGDFPFHSNDVSSSQGIFNSKFVDVTPGNAQDQVTNEPDPVFNVGGVNVRRVEPRNTPTVINSAFNFRNFWDGRAQNIFNGVNPFGLRDPNAAIAKAANPNKLEFVKVSLKNASLASQAVGPPLSSFESSADGRTFQEIGDKFGRIDKRSLSAGKGKKLPRKLAKKLLPLRPLGKQVVHPQDSVLGADSRSPKPGLKDKTYGQLIQDAFKPEWWKSNQLIQVDAEGRRTFVKKPDRSLETNEYTLMEYNFSLFFGLAVQLYESTLIANDTPFDRFLEGKTNALTSEQQQGKQLFEGKAFCIACHVGSELTAASTSNVAKEGRIKRAPFPPNSPEDTGFFNIGVTPTTEDPSLGSKDAFGNPLSEARLAQLGKFQLLLGENPPTFNPPLNPTEFVFADGAFKAPGLRNVELTAPYFHNGGHATLEQVIDFYNQGGNLRLLPPLGLSPEEKQQLVAFLKGLTDERVRYEKAPFDHPQLFVPNGHPSGSSTSVINDGSGKATDSLLEIPAVGKNGGSGTPNFLS, encoded by the coding sequence ATGGGGTTTCTACCCAACTTAAGCTTAGTAATTTCTATTACAGGCTTATCCCTTTACTTACTACTGACCTCAAAAAGTCGATTTTTGCTCAAATCTATGGTGACAAAAATAAAGCGCCAAGAGTGGAGATTTAAATATGGCAAGCTTAACTACCTGAGAGCAAGATTTTTAAAGACTATAACAATTGCTGTCATTATTATGGCAGCAATAATAGCTGGAAATACTGTCTCAGCACAGGTTACGCCATCGCCTCTACCTTCGCTCAAAAGCATATCGGTTCCGGAGCCGGACAATCTTGGAGACTTCGTAAAAGACAAAGTAGCTGCCATAAAGTTAGGAAAAACTCTTTTTTGGGATATACAGGTTGGGAGCGACGGCGTAACCGCCTGTGCTAGTTGTCACTTCCATGCTGGGGCTGACAATAGATCCAAAAATCAGATTGCTCCTGGACTTTTACGGATTAACCCTGATGGTACAGAGAATCCAGATGCGGTTTTTAATGTTGGTGGTCTACCAAACTACCAACTCAAACCAGGGGATTTTCCCTTCCATAGTAACGATGTCAGTTCTTCTCAGGGGATCTTCAATAGTAAGTTTGTTGATGTCACACCTGGTAATGCACAAGACCAAGTAACAAACGAGCCAGATCCAGTGTTTAACGTCGGAGGCGTTAATGTGCGCCGCGTCGAGCCGCGTAACACTCCAACCGTGATTAATTCAGCATTCAACTTCCGCAACTTTTGGGACGGAAGGGCACAAAACATCTTTAATGGGGTGAATCCCTTCGGTTTAAGAGATCCTAATGCTGCGATCGCCAAAGCAGCAAACCCAAATAAACTAGAATTTGTCAAAGTCAGTCTGAAAAACGCATCTTTGGCATCTCAAGCGGTTGGCCCGCCACTCAGTTCCTTTGAGTCGTCTGCTGATGGTCGAACTTTTCAAGAAATTGGTGATAAGTTCGGGCGAATCGACAAAAGATCCCTCAGCGCTGGTAAAGGTAAAAAGCTTCCCCGAAAACTTGCGAAAAAGTTATTACCTCTCAGACCACTAGGTAAGCAGGTAGTACATCCACAAGACAGCGTTTTAGGTGCAGATAGTAGATCGCCCAAACCCGGACTCAAAGATAAAACTTATGGGCAGCTAATTCAAGATGCTTTCAAGCCGGAGTGGTGGAAGTCTAATCAACTCATCCAAGTTGATGCTGAAGGTAGAAGGACTTTTGTCAAAAAGCCCGATCGCTCATTGGAGACTAATGAGTACACATTAATGGAGTACAACTTCTCGCTATTCTTTGGGCTAGCAGTTCAGTTGTACGAGTCTACGCTCATTGCCAATGATACACCCTTCGATCGCTTCTTAGAAGGAAAAACTAATGCCCTAACTTCTGAGCAGCAACAAGGGAAACAACTGTTTGAGGGCAAAGCTTTCTGTATTGCTTGTCACGTTGGATCGGAATTGACAGCTGCTTCAACAAGCAATGTCGCTAAAGAAGGACGAATCAAACGTGCGCCCTTCCCGCCAAACTCCCCTGAAGACACTGGCTTTTTTAATATCGGTGTCACACCTACTACAGAAGATCCTAGTTTAGGTAGTAAGGACGCTTTCGGTAATCCGCTTTCAGAAGCACGATTGGCTCAGTTAGGGAAATTTCAGCTTCTCCTTGGCGAAAACCCTCCCACCTTCAATCCACCGTTGAATCCTACTGAATTTGTGTTTGCAGACGGAGCCTTCAAAGCACCTGGACTTCGCAATGTGGAACTCACTGCTCCCTACTTCCACAATGGAGGTCATGCAACCTTAGAGCAAGTGATTGATTTTTACAATCAGGGTGGTAACTTGAGGCTTCTTCCCCCACTGGGTCTCTCACCGGAAGAAAAACAGCAATTAGTCGCCTTTTTAAAAGGTCTGACTGATGAGCGAGTTCGGTATGAAAAAGCGCCTTTTGACCACCCGCAACTGTTCGTCCCCAATGGACATCCATCAGGTAGCTCTACATCCGTTATCAATGACGGTAGTGGCAAAGCTACAGATAGTCTATTAGAAATTCCTGCTGTTGGTAAGAATGGTGGTAGTGGTACTCCAAATTTCTTGAGCTAA
- a CDS encoding DMT family transporter, whose protein sequence is MSLHQSSGRWRLGLVLSLLTVLLWGILPIALAVILQVLDVYTVVWFRFSVSFLLLAVYLGIRGKLPKLEQLRSASWKLLAIATLFLGSNYFFFTQGLSLTSPANAEVLIQLSTLLLGFGGLVIFKERYRLYQWIGVSVMICGYVLFFREQLTNLITAHGTYLLGSVLIALGSTSWAIYALAQKQLLQSLSSASIMLIIYGGCALLFTPLAKVKSLLILDPFHLGMLLFCAFNTLIAYGAFSESLEHWEASRVSAVIALAPIVTLISVAVVSVIAPNWIPSEHFSLVAILGAGLVVTGSVAIALGKGN, encoded by the coding sequence ATGTCACTACATCAAAGTTCTGGTCGCTGGCGCTTAGGGCTAGTATTATCGCTATTAACGGTTTTATTGTGGGGAATTTTACCTATTGCTCTGGCAGTAATTCTGCAAGTACTTGATGTCTATACCGTCGTTTGGTTTCGATTTTCGGTATCATTTTTACTACTCGCTGTGTATTTAGGAATACGCGGCAAGTTACCAAAGTTAGAACAACTGCGTTCTGCTTCTTGGAAATTATTAGCGATCGCTACACTATTCTTAGGGAGTAATTACTTCTTTTTTACCCAAGGTTTATCACTAACATCACCTGCAAACGCTGAAGTTCTGATTCAATTATCTACTCTTTTATTAGGTTTCGGAGGGTTAGTGATTTTTAAAGAACGTTATCGGCTGTATCAATGGATTGGTGTCAGTGTAATGATTTGTGGTTATGTTCTATTTTTTCGCGAACAACTAACAAATCTAATTACAGCACATGGCACATATCTACTAGGTAGTGTTTTGATAGCGCTAGGATCAACGTCATGGGCTATTTATGCTTTAGCACAAAAGCAGTTATTACAATCTTTATCTTCTGCCAGCATCATGCTGATTATTTATGGAGGATGTGCTTTATTATTCACTCCTCTAGCCAAAGTAAAATCACTTTTGATACTCGATCCTTTCCATTTAGGAATGTTGCTTTTTTGTGCTTTTAATACTTTAATCGCTTACGGTGCTTTTTCTGAATCATTAGAACATTGGGAAGCATCGCGAGTAAGTGCCGTAATAGCTTTAGCTCCCATTGTGACATTAATATCAGTTGCAGTTGTATCAGTTATTGCACCTAATTGGATACCATCAGAACACTTCAGCTTGGTAGCAATATTGGGAGCAGGTTTAGTAGTTACAGGTTCAGTAGCGATCGCATTAGGAAAAGGCAATTAG
- a CDS encoding phosphodiester glycosidase family protein — protein sequence MNVVINLLFFLLPILSSFWIAQTFNPLSSYQPLHAIDGAALYKKELPNGNEAYLQVIDLRKIHIDQIIGKVDNMGINEGKYYQGESKYYSPFFKRHLFSEVAEEYKKLYSNNVFSIINCSFFEQYESSTQLSFPIKLNGVVISGGNSPYGPIKQPKDKYYSNIRLKALVWDNKQAYITDYNQVSGVPLNQNRVKNAIVTYRYSDHPAKILAQNQANKYQVIGTLDKDGVKGDELLLIMTVNKATLDEAADLLRKLGVKGDIITVDGGRSTYLFNSQNGNIIVPQLSNPQENPAFRNLPHYLGFRKTIKNQVAPKILIGQLTAKVLPKKDQPYLILWRDNFDSDVSIKLYDGNKLIQNISSRTASDGVYEWIPRISVEEGYFIRISSWKDRNIFGDLQL from the coding sequence ATGAATGTTGTAATCAATTTATTGTTTTTTTTGCTGCCAATTCTGAGTAGCTTTTGGATTGCCCAAACTTTCAACCCTTTATCTTCTTATCAGCCTCTCCATGCTATAGACGGAGCGGCTTTATATAAAAAAGAATTACCCAATGGGAATGAAGCCTATTTACAAGTTATCGATCTCCGCAAAATACACATAGACCAAATTATCGGAAAAGTAGATAATATGGGTATAAATGAGGGTAAATATTATCAGGGAGAAAGTAAATATTACAGTCCTTTTTTCAAAAGACATTTATTTTCTGAAGTTGCAGAAGAATATAAGAAACTTTACTCAAATAACGTTTTTTCAATAATTAATTGTTCTTTTTTTGAGCAATACGAATCTAGTACTCAATTATCCTTTCCAATTAAATTAAATGGTGTAGTCATCAGTGGTGGCAATAGCCCTTATGGCCCAATCAAACAACCAAAAGATAAATACTATAGTAATATTCGCCTCAAAGCTCTAGTCTGGGATAATAAGCAGGCATACATTACCGATTACAACCAGGTTAGCGGCGTGCCTCTGAATCAAAATAGAGTGAAAAATGCGATCGTCACTTACCGATACAGCGATCATCCAGCAAAAATCTTAGCTCAAAACCAAGCAAATAAGTATCAAGTCATCGGTACTCTAGACAAAGATGGTGTTAAAGGTGACGAGTTATTGTTGATTATGACGGTGAACAAAGCAACTCTGGATGAGGCAGCCGATTTATTACGTAAATTAGGAGTTAAAGGCGACATCATTACTGTTGATGGCGGCAGATCAACTTATTTGTTCAATTCCCAGAACGGAAATATTATTGTTCCCCAACTTTCTAATCCGCAAGAAAATCCCGCCTTCCGAAATCTTCCTCATTATTTGGGATTCCGTAAGACAATTAAAAATCAGGTAGCACCAAAAATCCTGATTGGTCAGCTAACTGCTAAAGTACTTCCCAAGAAGGATCAGCCCTATCTAATATTGTGGCGAGATAATTTTGATAGCGATGTCTCGATTAAGCTGTACGATGGAAACAAACTTATCCAAAATATTTCTTCCCGTACCGCTAGCGATGGTGTTTATGAGTGGATACCACGTATTTCTGTAGAAGAAGGCTATTTTATTCGTATTTCTAGCTGGAAAGACCGGAATATCTTCGGGGACTTGCAATTGTGA
- the ptsP gene encoding phosphoenolpyruvate--protein phosphotransferase, which yields MAAIAIVIVSHSKQLALGVRELAAQMVRGQVSIAVAAGIEDPENPLGTDPIQVYEAIASVFSDDGVLVLMDLGSALLSAEMAIEFLPEAQQQKVYLCEAPLVEGAVAAVVAAAAGKNIHQVMAEARGALLAKATQLGVSPLSVVSDNIEVRNSELPVKEIRLIVSNRLGLHARPAAQFVGTSARFQSQILVQNLTRNTGLVRGDSINQVTTLGVRQGHELVITATGSDADEALAALQALFANNFGEDNVVLNSPPVFHHEVTPATHGELSGIAASAGVAIAPVVNYQPTHITITEYHVDNPESEWQRVQAAIHTAKQEIQAVFSQASLQIGDTEAAIFDAQLLFLEDPVLLEAAHQRILDHYINAEAAWQAVVDEVATSYRTLEDAYLQERVEDVVDVGQRVLRLLAGNAPANLHLSEPAILVATDLTPSDTARLDPRMVLGICTTSGSATSHSAIIARTLGIPAVLGVDSQVLHLADGTLMALDGESGKAWVEPESHILDLLEAKREAWQTAQEEARATAHQPAITLDGRQVSVFANIGSINDVQVAVASGAEGVGLLRTEFLYLDRTSAPTEEEQLEVYQAIAQVLDNRPLIIRTLDVGGDKPLPYLRVGFPEANPFLGWRGIRFCLDHLDLFKTQLRAILRASVGHQIKIMLPMIATVTEVRAAKVILGEVQAELNQAGIPFDAAMKVGIMVEVPSAVAIADQLAAEVDFFSIGTNDLSQYVMASDRTNPRVANLVDALHPAVLRMVQQTIQAAHAAGISVGLCGELAADTLATPILLGLGLDELSVNPQSIPGVKQAIARLSIVESEAIAASALQQDSAVHVREIISTSIIPPTN from the coding sequence ATGGCAGCGATCGCAATTGTTATCGTCTCTCACAGTAAACAATTAGCTCTAGGTGTGCGGGAACTCGCCGCGCAAATGGTTCGGGGCCAAGTTTCCATCGCTGTTGCAGCAGGTATTGAAGATCCTGAAAATCCATTGGGTACAGATCCGATTCAGGTTTATGAAGCGATCGCTTCTGTTTTCTCTGATGATGGTGTTTTGGTATTGATGGATTTGGGTAGTGCTTTGCTAAGTGCAGAAATGGCGATCGAATTTTTGCCAGAAGCACAGCAGCAAAAAGTGTATTTGTGTGAAGCACCTCTAGTAGAAGGTGCAGTAGCTGCTGTGGTAGCTGCGGCGGCTGGTAAAAACATTCACCAAGTCATGGCGGAAGCACGCGGCGCACTCCTAGCAAAAGCAACTCAATTGGGTGTAAGTCCGTTGTCAGTTGTCAGTGACAATATCGAAGTAAGAAATTCAGAACTTCCCGTCAAAGAAATCCGGCTAATTGTCAGCAATCGCTTAGGATTACACGCCCGTCCCGCAGCCCAGTTTGTGGGAACATCAGCCCGGTTTCAATCGCAAATTCTGGTGCAGAATTTAACTAGAAATACTGGGCTAGTTCGGGGTGACAGTATTAACCAAGTCACCACTTTAGGAGTGCGTCAAGGACACGAACTAGTAATTACTGCCACCGGTTCGGATGCAGATGAAGCGCTGGCGGCATTACAAGCGTTATTCGCCAATAATTTTGGTGAGGATAATGTTGTCTTGAATTCTCCACCAGTATTTCACCACGAAGTTACCCCAGCAACTCACGGCGAACTTTCGGGAATTGCCGCTTCTGCGGGAGTAGCGATCGCACCTGTGGTTAATTATCAACCCACTCACATTACGATTACGGAATATCATGTAGACAATCCTGAATCAGAGTGGCAAAGAGTACAAGCAGCAATTCACACCGCCAAACAAGAAATTCAAGCAGTTTTTTCCCAAGCATCTCTGCAAATTGGTGACACTGAAGCCGCCATCTTTGATGCTCAATTACTATTTTTAGAAGATCCAGTATTGTTGGAAGCAGCTCATCAGCGTATTTTAGATCACTATATAAATGCTGAAGCAGCTTGGCAAGCCGTCGTAGATGAAGTAGCGACTTCTTACCGAACACTTGAAGATGCTTATCTGCAAGAGCGAGTTGAGGATGTTGTAGACGTAGGACAAAGGGTACTGCGATTACTAGCTGGGAATGCCCCTGCTAACTTGCATCTTTCGGAACCGGCAATTTTAGTGGCAACTGATTTAACCCCCTCAGATACCGCTAGACTAGATCCGAGAATGGTGTTGGGTATTTGTACAACTTCTGGTAGCGCCACCTCCCACAGCGCCATCATCGCCCGAACATTGGGTATTCCCGCAGTTTTGGGAGTGGATTCCCAGGTGTTGCATTTGGCAGATGGTACACTCATGGCGCTTGATGGTGAAAGTGGCAAAGCTTGGGTAGAACCAGAATCACATATCCTGGATTTACTGGAGGCAAAGCGAGAGGCTTGGCAAACTGCCCAGGAGGAAGCACGAGCTACAGCACATCAGCCAGCAATTACTCTTGATGGTCGGCAAGTTAGCGTTTTCGCAAATATTGGTAGTATAAATGATGTCCAAGTTGCTGTGGCTAGCGGTGCAGAAGGAGTGGGATTACTCCGCACAGAGTTTCTCTATCTCGATCGGACAAGTGCCCCTACAGAAGAAGAACAACTTGAAGTGTATCAGGCGATCGCCCAAGTTTTAGATAATCGTCCGCTAATTATTCGTACTTTAGATGTCGGTGGTGATAAGCCACTTCCTTATCTGAGAGTCGGGTTTCCAGAAGCAAACCCTTTCTTAGGTTGGCGGGGAATTCGTTTCTGTTTAGATCATTTGGATTTATTTAAAACTCAGTTACGGGCAATTTTAAGAGCCAGTGTAGGACACCAAATTAAAATTATGTTGCCGATGATTGCCACTGTGACGGAGGTACGTGCAGCTAAGGTAATTTTGGGTGAAGTGCAGGCTGAATTAAATCAAGCTGGTATCCCCTTTGATGCCGCGATGAAAGTAGGGATTATGGTGGAGGTTCCGTCAGCAGTTGCGATCGCAGATCAATTAGCAGCTGAAGTAGACTTCTTTAGTATAGGGACTAACGATCTGAGTCAGTACGTCATGGCTAGCGATCGCACTAATCCCCGCGTGGCAAATTTAGTTGATGCGCTACATCCAGCCGTGTTGCGAATGGTGCAGCAAACTATCCAAGCTGCTCATGCTGCCGGAATTTCGGTAGGATTATGTGGAGAATTGGCAGCAGATACTTTAGCAACACCAATTTTATTAGGTTTAGGGCTGGATGAGTTGAGCGTCAACCCTCAAAGTATACCTGGAGTGAAACAAGCGATCGCTCGATTAAGTATAGTTGAGAGTGAAGCGATCGCGGCATCAGCATTACAACAAGATTCCGCAGTTCATGTCAGAGAAATAATCTCAACTTCAATTATTCCCCCTACGAATTAG
- a CDS encoding GNAT family N-acetyltransferase, producing MMAQFEYSTLAHPQDIQQLEHILEQCFISALGGEEAYINMIGVENFRIIRRLEQVAGGLATLDMGQWWGGQRVPMTGIAVVGIAPEYRGSGAAIALMQHTLKELYDRGIAISALYPAVQSLYRKVGYEQGGSWCIWEIATQNIQVREQPLPLELVASINHEVFHELYQQQARQTHGYLDRHPAIWERIIQPNDKEIVYTYLIGTKDQPQGYIIFTQERTNNGEILFVKDWVLTTVAAAQTFWSFLASHRSQIQQVRWKSSAIDSLTLLLPEQTAKIQTTSRWLLRIIDVVKALELRGYPPGIQAELHLEIQDNLLTENNGKFILSVANGRGEVTKGGKGELQLDIRELAPLYTSLFTPYHLQIAGKLNGTETAILTATQIFAGASPWMADFF from the coding sequence ATGATGGCTCAATTCGAATACAGCACTCTCGCCCATCCACAGGATATCCAGCAGTTGGAACATATCCTTGAACAGTGTTTCATCAGCGCCCTTGGTGGTGAGGAAGCTTACATCAACATGATTGGCGTAGAAAATTTCCGTATTATTCGGAGATTAGAGCAAGTAGCTGGTGGATTAGCAACTCTCGACATGGGTCAGTGGTGGGGTGGTCAACGTGTACCAATGACAGGAATTGCCGTAGTGGGCATTGCTCCAGAATATCGGGGTTCGGGGGCTGCGATCGCTCTTATGCAGCACACTCTCAAAGAACTTTACGATAGAGGTATAGCAATCTCCGCTCTTTATCCAGCTGTTCAAAGCTTGTATCGAAAAGTAGGTTATGAGCAGGGGGGTAGCTGGTGTATTTGGGAGATTGCTACCCAGAATATCCAAGTACGGGAGCAACCCCTACCTTTGGAATTAGTAGCAAGCATCAATCATGAAGTCTTTCATGAGCTATATCAGCAGCAGGCGAGACAAACGCATGGATATTTAGACCGACATCCAGCAATTTGGGAACGAATAATTCAACCAAATGATAAGGAAATAGTCTATACCTATTTGATTGGTACTAAAGACCAGCCCCAAGGCTACATCATTTTTACTCAAGAGCGAACAAATAATGGTGAAATCCTCTTTGTAAAAGATTGGGTACTGACTACAGTTGCTGCTGCACAAACTTTCTGGTCTTTTCTAGCAAGTCATCGCTCTCAAATTCAACAGGTGCGATGGAAGAGTTCTGCAATTGATTCTCTGACATTGCTGCTACCAGAGCAAACTGCCAAGATTCAGACTACGAGTCGTTGGTTGCTGCGGATAATAGATGTCGTTAAGGCGCTGGAATTGCGTGGTTATCCACCGGGAATCCAAGCCGAATTGCACTTAGAAATTCAAGATAATTTGCTAACTGAAAATAATGGTAAATTTATTCTTTCTGTTGCTAACGGACGTGGAGAAGTTACAAAAGGTGGAAAGGGTGAATTGCAGCTAGATATCCGGGAATTAGCGCCATTATATACAAGCTTGTTTACCCCCTACCATTTGCAAATAGCGGGAAAACTGAATGGTACAGAAACGGCTATTTTAACAGCTACGCAAATATTTGCAGGTGCTTCGCCTTGGATGGCTGATTTCTTTTAA